From the Primulina tabacum isolate GXHZ01 chromosome 3, ASM2559414v2, whole genome shotgun sequence genome, one window contains:
- the LOC142540442 gene encoding uncharacterized protein LOC142540442, giving the protein MKKLFFFRSNNGNGNQVSPPSTDKRIYCEKPAEKSRINKHDSEDGVYGDAPCLRRSLSFSSGSFYEAGKRTKNYANQNGSPCSTSHHSHKQSIQSSSRSRASTPERRTRINYSDAAVVDNSQRVEKSNCIVSRAHSDLSEISSHCSSNVSSKVLDRYIDGEQHNESNEENVNFSLNDQLDKRSVVVKRLPPGLPQDSRKQKPNSQSFRETKLSQFHPSSRVSGDDGFRHKSPRKLARKVVERLSHSQLLPEMRSKEVFPDNPITIEDIYNRNYTDEITSKNRVTNWNRETGGSYHDEMSEFLERQSCSGDKIEVGENIDTLTDTDLKLFKQFKEAEDRAALLSEELEQGNFLEVRGFSLPILIQIIRSLTEEKAKMALEVSSVLQDRIAEKALFREELKIVRGDLDSHTRRLEKEKNELQSALEKELDRRSVEWSLKLEKYQAVEHRLRERVRELAEQNVGLQREVSSFSERETGTKTKIANSEKQLEELAIQVRETKEENDFLQKNLPELKDKARVLEEDRDCTRRNYKEKVTECKDMHQAISRLQRTCSDQEKTIDGLQSFCEELGKKISCENYNFGLAKVQMEQMRLTGVEHALRKEVESSRVEIDSLRCENINLLNRLKNYGNEGKYSTFKLDQELQNRVGSLQDQVIPLLIESNQLCRKLLENIKSNACQLLKMGSNSDTAFTDQVLECEVKLQGLERAAENLTSSMRTISSVLHEKSTILHDKVHPVAMGSHESPRRKDAQSEDIILSELKAETLLTSLLREKLYSKELSIEQLQAELAAVVRVNDILKCEVQNALDNFSCVNHKKKDLELQMMKKDEIIDQLEGDLQENKKELAIVKGILPKVSDERDLMWDNVKQYSEQNMLLNSEINAMRKKIEALDEDILLKEGQITILKDSIGKPFDLLASPDSTDNFCWKDSC; this is encoded by the exons ATGAAAAAGCTATTCTTTTTCAGATCCAACAATGGAAATGGTAATCAAGTCTCCCCACCATCAACAGATAAGAGAATTTATTGCGAAAAACCAGCAGAAAAGTCCAGAATAAACAAACATGATTCTGAGGATGGTGTATATGGTGACGCTCCATGTTTAAGAAGAAGCCTATCGTTCTCCTCTGGATCTTTTTATGAAGCTGGGAAAAGGACAAAGAACTATGCGAACCAAAATGGCTCTCCATGCAGTACGAGCCATCACTCTCACAAACAATCAATTCAGTCGTCCTCACG ttctcgtgCTTCGACTCCTGAGAGGCGAACCAGGATTAACTACTCTGATGCTGCTGTGGTTGATAATTCACAGAGAGTGGAGAAATCTAATTGTATTGTTTCCAGAGCACACTCTGATTTATCTGAGATCTCTTCTCATTGCTCCAGTAATGTCTCAAGCAAGGTCTTGGACCGTTACATTGATGGAGAACAACATAATGAAAGTAATGAAGAAAATGTGAATTTCTCCTTGAATGATCAATTGGACAAACGAAGTGTCGTGGTTAAGCGACTGCCTCCTGGTTTACCACAAGATTCCAGGAAGCAGAAACCAAATTCCCAATCTTTTAGAGAAACCAAATTGTCCCAATTTCATCCTTCTTCTAGAGTCTCAGGTGATGATGGGTTTCGCCATAAGTCCCCTCGAAAACTTGCAAGAAAAGTGGTTGAGAGACTTTCCCATTCTCAACTTTTACCTGAAATGAGGTCCAAAGAAGTATTCCCTGATAATCCTATCACCATTGAAGACATTTATAACAGAAACTATACTGATGAAATAACTTCAAAAAACCGTGTAACCAATTGGAATCGTGAGACTGGTGGATCTTATCATGACGAAATGTCAGAATTCTTGGAGAGACAGTCTTGTTCTGGGGATAAaattgaagttggagaaaaTATTGATACTTTGACTGATACAGATTTGAAGCTGTTCAAACAATTTAAGGAAGCCGAGGACCGAGCTGCACTTCTCTCAGAAGAGCTTGAACAAGGAAACTTTCTCGAGGTTAGAGGGTTTAGCTTACCTATATTGATTCAAATCATTAGGAGCTTGACAGAGGAGAAGGCAAAAATGGCCCTTGAGGTTTCATCAGTCCTGCAAGATAGGATTGCTGAAAAGGCGTTATTTAGAGAAGAACTTAAAATAGTGAGGGGGGACTTGGATTCACATACTCGGCGATTGGAGAAGGAAAAGAATGAGTTGCAGTCTGCACTTGAAAAGGAATTGGATAGGAGATCAGTTGAGTGGTCCCTGAAACTTGAGAAATACCAGGCAGTAGAACATAGGCTTCGCGAGAGGGTAAGGGAATTAGCGGAACAGAATGTGGGCCTTCAAAGAGAAGTATCTTCCTTCAGCGAGAGGGAAACAGGCACTAAAACCAAAATCGCAAACTCAGAGAAACAACTTGAGGAATTAGCAATTCAGGTCAGAGAAACCAAGGAAGAGAATGACTTTCTGCAGAAAAATCTACCTGAACTGAAAGATAAAGCTAGAGTCTTAGAAGAAGATCGAGACTGCACCAGAAGAAACTATAAGGAAAAGGTTACTGAGTGCAAGGATATGCATCAAGCTATCAGTAGACTTCAGAGAACCTGCAGTGATCAGGAGAAGACAATTGATGGGTTGCAAAGTTTTTGTGAGGAACTCGGAAAGAAGATTTCTTGTGAGAATTATAATTTTGGGTTGGCTAAGGTGCAAATGGAACAAATGAGACTTACTGGAGTTGAGCATGCACTAAGGAAAGAGGTTGAATCATCAAGGGTCGAAATTGATTCACTTCGTTGTGAGAACATTAATCTACTTAATCGTCTGAAAAACTATGGGAATGAGGGAAAGTATTCAACTTTCAAGTTGGATCAAGAACTACAGAACCGTGTTGGCTCCTTGCAAGATCAAGTTATTCCGCTGCTGATAGAGAGTAATCAACTTTGTCGGAAGCTACTCGAAAACATCAAATCAAATGCCTGCCAACTCTTGAAAATGGGATCAAATTCTGACACGGCTTTCACAGACCAAGTTCTTGAATGTGAAGTGAAACTCCAAGGTCTAGAGAGGGCTGCTGAAAACTTAACGAGCAGCATGCGAACCATTTCCAGTGTCTTGCACGAAAAGTCCACAATTTTGCATGATAAGGTGCACCCTGTTGCTATGGGTTCTCATGAATCACCCAGAAGAAAAGATGCACAATCGGAG GACATAATTCTTTCGGAGCTGAAAGCTGAGACCTTATTGACTAGTTTATTGCGTGAGAAGCTTTATTCGAAGGAGCTCAGCATAGAGCAGCTTCAAGCTGAGCTAGCTGCAGTGGTTAGAGTTAAtgacattctaaaatgtgaagTGCAAAATGCGTTGGACAATTTTTCTTGCGTAAACCACAAGAAGAAAGATCTTGAACTTCAG ATGATGAAAAAGGACGAGATTATCGATCAACTTGAAGGTGATTTGcaagaaaacaagaaagaatTGGCTATAGTAAAGGGAATACTACCAAAGGTATCTGATGAAAGAGATCTCATGTGGGATAATGTGAAGCAGTATAGCGAGCAGAACATGTTACTAAATTCTGAGATTAATGCTATGAGAAAGAAGATAGAGGCCCTTGATGAAGATATACTTCTCAAAGAAGGCCAAATCACCATATTGAAAGACAGTATAGGTAAACCTTTCGACCTGCTCGCTAGTCCAGACTCTACCGATAATTTCTGCTGGAAAGATTCATGCTAA
- the LOC142540441 gene encoding LOW QUALITY PROTEIN: uncharacterized protein LOC142540441 (The sequence of the model RefSeq protein was modified relative to this genomic sequence to represent the inferred CDS: deleted 1 base in 1 codon) — MSSRSYSPSRSTASFRMPLSGGGGVSRLRSSASKKPPEPLRRAVADSLSTAVPTNLEASRTLREYLATHATVDLAYVVILEHTLAERERSPAVVARCVSLLKRHLLRYKPTEETLLQIDRFCISIIAECDMTPNRKLAPWSRSLSQQSGTVPSINVNPLPVSSFATGALVKSLNYVRSLVAQHIPKRSFQPAAFTGAPSASRQLLPTLSSLLSRSFSVQLNPANGKESLESKDASVTSVSESPIAEEVDEIEDEEFLATDVFRWRWCGDQQSSLLLPKSEFMLNSPEVGSRNFLEVGAAALLVGDMEAKMKGEAWRIFGSADMRYLDQLLQPSLLTTVTNSASAFSHLRAITALKRSKSGSNQIWEDSHSSTFRPRARPLFQYRHYSEQQPLRLNPVEVCEVIAAVHSETPSANSNLSTISAKLRHNGRPSMDVAVSVLVKLVIDMYVLDSEIAAPLSLSMLEDMLNSPRVMSKARAFDLILNLGVHAHLLEPPAPDGSTAIEEELSKELYFKNGAQISFMGKKKSKNINKRENSSAIDKFECWILGILFEVLLHLVQVEEKEESVWASSLSCLLYFVCDRGKIRRSRLKGLDIRVIKALVQISRRNSWAQIVHCNLICMMTNMFYEVSELSEKVVSAAPLFIMKQVDLIGGIDFIFVEFVLSNSREERRNLYLVLFDYVLHKINQTCIASGISEYSDDEVRPIATLLMLADAPEAMHISVKLGVEGIVELLRRSVSSALSTYPNNERLVMLLERVVEKFDTLIGPFTHLEQEFNQMIQITKSFKYVQSLGGGLGSIGAVKAKLPWTTLHSLLHSERDAYRHNGYLWLGDLLIAENSEEGNVNLWSNIKSLEQKISLAAVNDYSADLDVPISIWVFCGLLKSKNSHIRWGFLFVLERLLIRCKFLLDESEIQHVIGGDSAAHIHDKSRLEKANTVIDIMSSALSLMAQINETDRMNILKMCDILFSQLCLKVVHMPFGDMKHIKDSSDSDWKRKAEGAERFSLNENLGQDDIFENMNSKHGKDVHFSNLETASMAALLLHGQAIVPMQLVARVPAALLYWPLIQLAGAATDNIALGVSVGSKGRGNLPGGTSDIRATLLLLLIGKCTEDPASFSEVGGEEFFRELLDDTDARVAYYSSTFLLKRMMTEEPESYQRMLQSLVLRAQQSNNEKLLENPYLQMRGLLQLSNE; from the exons ATGTCGTCCAGGAGTTACAGTCCATCGAGAAGCACAGCCAGCTTCAGGATGCCGTTGAGCGGCGGCGGCGGAGTGTCTAGGTTGAGATCCTCCGCTTCAAAAAAGCCTCCCGAGCCGCTGCGTCGAGCTGTCGCGGATTCTTTGTCCACTGCCGTTCCGACGAATCTCGAAGCATCCCGGACATTACGG GAATACCTGGCAACACATGCGACAGTAGACTTGGCATATGTGGTGATTCTAGAGCACACTCTTGCGGAGAGGGAACGCAG TCCAGCTGTAGTTGCGAGGTGTGTGTCACTTCTCAAACGGCATCTTTTAAG GTATAAACCCACTGAGGAGACATTACTGCAAATTGATCGGTTTTGCATCAGCATAATTGCTGAGTGTGATATGACCCCTAACCGTAAATTGGCACCATGGTCACGTTCCTTAAGCCAACAGTCTGGAACTGTGCCATCTATAAATGTGAATCCTTTGCCTGTATCAAGTTTTGCAACTGGAGCACTTGTTAAATCCTTAAATTATGTTCGCTCTTTAGTAGCCCAACACATTCCAAAGCGATCATTCCAACCAGCAGCTTTTACTGGAGCCCCATCAGCCTCAAGACAATTACTTCCTACATTGTCATCTTTGTTAAGCAGATCATTCAGTGTTCAATTGAACCCTGCCAATGGTAAAGAATCTCTGGAGAGCAAAGATGCATCTGTGACATCTGTTTCTGAATCTCCAATTGCTGAAGAAGTTGATGAAATTGAAGATGAAGAATTTTTAGCAACTGATGTTTTCAGATGGCGCTGGTGTGGAGATCAACAGTCATCACTTCTGTTGCCCAAAAG TGAATTTATGTTGAATTCTCCAGAAGTGGGTTCTCGTAACTTTTTAGAAGTAGGCGCAGCAGCTCTTCTTGTCGGGGACATGGAAGCGAAAATGAAGGGGGAAGCTTGGAGAATATTTGGGAGTGCAGACATGCGATATCTTGATCAGCTATTGCAGCCATCACTGCTCACCACTGTTACCAATTCTGCTTCAGCCTTTTCACATTTGAGAGCAATAACAGCACTAAAACGCTCTAAATCAGGATCTAACCAAATCTG GGAAGATTCTCATTCAAGCACCTTCCGCCCTCGCGCAAGACCACTTTTTCAATATCGGCATTACAG TGAACAACAACCTTTGAGATTGAATCCTGTAGAGGTGTGTGAGGTTATTGCTGCTGTTCACTCAGAGACACCATCAGCAAATTCAAATCTCTCGACAATTTCAGCTAAGTTAAGACACAATGGAAGGCCATCGATGGATGTTGCAGTGAGCGTTCTTGTGAAACTTGTAATTGACAT GTATGTTTTGGATTCTGAAATTGCTGCTCCTCTCTCTCTATCCATGTTAGAG GACATGCTAAATTCTCCTAGAGTGATGTCAAAAGCTCGAGCTTTTGATTTAATTCTAAACCTTGGTGTTCATGCACATTTGTTGGAACCTCCAGCTCCTGATGGTTCCACGGCT ATTGAAGAAGAGCTTTCCAAGGAGTTATATTTCAAAAATGGAGCTCAAATTTCCTTTATGGGAAAGAAAAAATCCAAGAATATCAATAAAAGGGAAAATTCGTCAGCTATTGACAAGTTTGAATGTTGGATTTTAGGCATTCTCTTTGAGGTTCTTCTTCATCTTGTTCAG GTTGAAGAGAAAGAAGAGTCTGTCTGGGCGTCTTCCTTGAGCTGTTTACTGTATTTTGTCTGTGATAGAGGCAAAATTCGGAGGAGCAGATTAAAAGGTCTTGATATTAGA GTTATTAAGGCACTCGTACAGATCAGTCGAAGAAACTCTTGGGCACAAATAGTTCATTGCAATCTTATTTGCATGATGACCAACATGTTTTATGAAGTGTCTGAGCTATCTGAGAAAGTTGTTTCGGCTGCCCCATTGTTTATTATGAAGCAAGTTGACCTGATtgggggaattgattttatattTGTGGAG TTTGTGCTTTCTAATTCAAGAGAGgaaagaagaaatctatatctGGTGCTCTTTGACTATGttttgcataaaataaatcagaCGTGCATTGCATCTGGAATTTCTGAGTATAGTGATGATGAGGTTCGACCTATTGCTACCTTGCTCATGCTTGCAGATGCACCTGAAGCTATGCATATTTCTGTCAAGCTGGGTGTTGAAGGTATTGTGGAGCTGTTGAGGAGATCTGTTTCTTCCGCACTGTCCACATATCCTAATAACGAACGCCTTGTGATG CTTTTAGAGAGAGTTGTGGAGAAGTTTGACACCCTCATAGGACCATTCACTCATCTAGAACAAGAATTTAATCAAATGATTCAAATCACAAAATCATTCAAGTATGTCCAAAGCCTTGGTGGAGGTCTTGGGAGTATTGGTGCTGTGAAGGCAAAGCTCCCTTGGACAACTTTACATTCTCTTCTACATTCTGAGCGGGATGCTTATCGTCACAATGGCTATTTGTGGCTAGGGGATTTACTCATTGCTGAAAATAGCGAGGAAGGAAATGTTAATCTCTGGTCGAACATTAAGAGCTTGGAGCAGAAAATCTCCCTTGCTGCAGTTAATGACTATTCTGCTGATTTAGATGTACCTATATCAATTTGGGTTTTCTGCGGGCTTCTCAAATCTAAAAATAGCCATATCAGATGGGGATTTCTGTTTGTGCTAGAGAGGCTGCTGATACGGTGCAAATTTTTGCTTGATGAGAGTGAAATCCAGCATGTAATAGGAGGTGATTCTGCAGCACATATTCACGACAAAAGTCGTCTTGAGAAAGCAAATACAGTGATCGATATTATGAGCAGTGCCTTGTCCTTGATGGCTCAAATAAATGAAACTGATCGTATGAATATTCTGAAG ATGTGTGATATTCTGTTCTCTCAATTGTGCTTGAAAGTAGTCCATATGCCATTTGGAGATATGAAGCACATCAAAGATTCTAGTGATTCAGATTGGAAAAGGAAGGCAGAGGGAGCAGAGCGTTTCTCCCTTAATGAGAACCTTGGCCaggatgatatttttgaaaatatgaacaGCAAACATGGGAAAGATGTACATTTTTCAAATTTGGAGACTGCATCCATGGCAGCACTGCTTCTTCATGGACAAGCCATTGTTCCCATGCAATTGGTTGCTCGTGTTCCTGCTGCCTTATTGTATTGGCCTTTGATCCAGCTTGCAGGTGCCGCTACCGATAATATTGCATTGGGTGTCTCTGTAGGTAGCAAAGGAAGAGGTAATCTTCCAGGTGGCACATCAGATATTAGAGCTACACTTCTCTTACTTTTAATTGGTAAATGTACAGAAGATCCTGCTTCTTTCTCTGAAGTAGGTGGAGAAGAATTCTTTAG GGAATTGTTGGATGATACAGATGCTAGAGTGGCATATTACTCTTCAACCTTTCTTTTGAAG AGGATGATGACAGAGGAACCAGAAAGTTACCAACGCATGCTTCAAAGTCTTGTTTTAAGAGCTCAGCAG AGCAACAATGAAAAGCTTTTGGAGAATCCATACCTCCAGATGCGTGGTTTGCTCCAACTGTCCAATGAATAg
- the LOC142540443 gene encoding deaminated glutathione amidase, chloroplastic/cytosolic, whose protein sequence is MANPARIAAAQMTSINDVSANFATCSRLVKEAVTAGAKLLCFPENFSYVGAKTGDSLKIAEPLDGPIMNKYCSLARESNIWLSLGGFQEKGSDDAHLSNTHVLIDDAGNIRSTYRKMHMFDVDVPGGAVYKESSFTEAGKELVAVDSPFGCLGLTVCYDLRFPELYQQLRFKHDAQVLLVPAAFTKVTGEAHWEVLLRARAIETQCYVIAASQAGKHSDERESYGASLIIDPWGTVIGRLPDRLSTGIIVAEIDFSLIDSVRSKMPISEHRKPIGFWR, encoded by the exons ATGGCAAATCCTGCACGCATCGCCGCCGCTCAAATGACCTCCATCAATGACGTTTCCGCCAATTTCGCCACCTGCTCTCGCCTCGTTAAG GAAGCAGTTACAGCTGGCGCAAAATTGCTTTGTTTTCCTGAGAACTTCTCCTATGTGGGTGCCAAAACTGGTGATAGTCTTAAGATTGCTGAACCATTAGATGGGCCAATTATGAACAAATATTGTTCCCTTGCAAG GGAGTCAAATATTTGGTTATCCCTCGGAGGATTCCAGGAAAAAGGCTCTGATGATGCACACTTGAGTAATACTCATGTGTTGATTGATGATGCTGGGAATATTAGAAGCACATATAGGAAGATGCACAT GTTCGACGTTGATGTTCCTGGAGGCGCAGTTTACAAGGAGAGTAGCTTTACTGAAGCCG GAAAAGAGTTGGTTGCGGTGGACAGCCCATTTGGATGCTTGGGTCTAACAGTTTGCTATGATTTAAGGTTTCCTGAACTATACCAGCAGCTGAGGTTCAAACATGATGCTCAG GTGTTGTTGGTGCCTGCTGCTTTTACAAAAGTGACAGGTGAGGCACACTGGGAGGTTCTGCTTCGTGCACGTGCTATTGAAACTCAGTGCTAT GTCATAGCTGCTTCACAAGCTGGGAAGCATAGTGATGAAAGAGAAAGCTATGGTGCTTCCTTGATAATTGATCCATGGGGTACAGTTATTGGCCGGCTACCAG ATCGACTTTCAACGGGCATTATTGTTGCGGAAATTGATTTTTCGttgattgattctgtcagatcAAAGATGCCAATTTCTGAG CATCGCAAGCCAATCGGATTCTGGAGATAA